A window of Candidatus Dadabacteria bacterium genomic DNA:
TTCCGTAGGCTTTTCCGATTCTCTCGACGACCTCTTCTGTGATGCTCTCCCCCGCTATGCCCCTTATGTCGTATTCTCTGAATATAGCTTTGTCGGGAATCAACGTTAATGTGCTCCTTTATTTTTAAGCCCTTAATTATAATGTCCCCGGGGATTTATAAAAGGCGTTCTTCTTGACTTTAGTTTTTCGAGTCTTATCATTTCCTTCCATGGTTTCACCCCCCTACGAACAGTTTCTAGAGAACCTCGAACACGGGAATCTCGTACCCGTGTGGGAGGAAGTTCTGGCCGATTACGACACTCCGGTTTCGGTTTTCAGGAAGATAGACTCGCCCGGTTACTCCTTTCTATTCGAAAGTGTGGAGGGCGGAGACAAGTGGGCGCGCTACAGCTTTCTGGGCACGGAACCCTCGGTGGTATTCCGCTCGAAGGGCCAAAGCATCGAGATAATGTACTCGGACGGGGAAACCGAAACGTTCACGGGCGACCCGATTCTGGCGTTGCGGGACCTGCTTTCACGATACAGGCCGGTTTCTTCGAAGGAGCTTCCGAGATTTCACGGCGGAGCGGTCGGTTACTTCGGTTACGACATAATCAGATTTATAGAGGATATTCCCGATACTTCCCCTGATGAGCTAAAGGTCTGGGACTCCGTTTACATGGTAATGGATACCGTTTTGGCATTTGATAACGTTACGAGCAAGATAAAGATCATCTCAAATGCCTATGTTCCCGACGTTAAAAATGCGAGGGAGGAGTACGAAAAGTCCCTTGCGAAAATAGCCGAGCATAAAAGCAGGCTTAGAAATTCGCTTAGCGAAAAGTTTACCAACGGTATTCCTCAAGATGTTGGCGAGGAAAAATTCAAGATCGAATCCAATTTCGAACCCGCACACTTCAAAGATGCGGTTCTCAGGACCAAGGAGTACATAAAATCAGGGGACATAATACAGGCAGTGATATCCCAGAGATGGAAGACGGACCTGAGGGTCGATCCTTTCGATCTCTACAGGGCGCTCAGGATACTAAATCCTTCTCCGTACATGTTTTTTCTGAGGATGGGTGATGAGATACTCACCGGATCTTCTCCAGAGGTGATGGTGAGGGTCGAGGGGGAAAGAATCTCTAGCCGTCCGATAGCCGGAACGCGGCCGAGAGGAAAAACCGTCTCCGAGGACGAAGGCCTCGCGGCCGAACTCATTGCGGATCCCAAGGAGAGGGCCGAGCACATAATGCTCGTTGATCTCGCGAGAAACGATCTGGGAAGAGTTTCCAACACGGGCTCGGTCAAAGTGGACGATTTCATGATCGTGGAGAGATATTCCCACGTGATGCATATAGTTTCGAACGTGACGGCCCTGATTGCCGAGGGAGCGGATGCCTTTGATGTCATAAAGGCGACTTTTCCCGCAGGCACTCTTTCCGGAGCGCCGAAGGTAAGGGCAATGGAGATAATCGAGGAAACCGAGCCGACGACGAGAGGGGCATACGGGGGATGCGTCTGCTACTTCAGTTTTTCGGGCAACATGGACAGTTGCATAACCATAAGAACGTTTGTGATAAAAGACGGTAAAATCTACATACAGGCGGGGGCCGGCATAGTGGCAGACTCGGATCCCGAAACCGAGTACCAGGAAACAGTTAACAAGGTAAAGGCGTTGGTGAAATCGGTTGAGCTCGCGGAGGACGGACTCTGATGACCGGTAGCAAGAGGAAAATGATTCTGATGATTGATAATTACGATTCCTTTACCTACAACTTGGTCCACTACCTGGGGGAACTCGGTCAGCAGATCGAGGTGAGGAGAAACGACAGTCTTGATTTCGGTTTCGTGGATGATCTTGATCCCGACATAATCATAATCTCTCCCGGGCCCTGCACTCCCAAAGAGGCGGGGCTTTCGGTCGACATAATAAAAAGGTATGTCGGGAAAAAACCCATTCTCGGCGTTTGCCTGGGTCACCAGGCGGTGGGCTATGCATACGGGGCGAACATAGTCCGGGCAGACAGGCTTCTGCACGGGAAAACTTCCCCGATCCTCCACGACGGAAAAACCATCTATAAGGATATTCCGAATCCCTTTGAAGCTACGAGATACCATTCACTTCTGGTGGAAGAGGCATCCCTTCCGTCCGACTTCGAAATTTCCGCTTGGACCAAGGAGGGTGAAATCATGGGGATAAGGCACAGAGAATTTCCCGTTGAGGGCGTTCAGTTCCACCCCGAGTCCATACTTACTGAGTGCGGGAAGGATCTTCTAAGAAACTTTATCGACTGCTATGGGTAAAGCCGATACGGTTTTCCCGTTTCTTTTTTCCTGCTTGAGAACCCCTTTCGACTTATTAACATATTTAGAGCATAGGACAGCGTTTTGGCCAGCTTTTTCCCCAAATGCGGTCCTGAACCGAAAAAGCGGTTTACGGTCTGTTTTTACTTGCCCACATTTCAGTGTGAGCGCAAAGTTCTGAAGGAGTTGAGTCTGTTAAGCCATGTCTGAGTTGGTTAAACAAAGAGAAGTTTTAAGAGAGCAGGATTCGAATCCGTTTCGCAGGAGGTCGAATGGGCCTTCTGGTTGAAGCTTTCATTTTTCTGCTGGCGACGATTGTCGTTGTTCCTGTTTGCCGCAAGTTCGGATTGAGCAGCGTGCTTGGCTATCTGCTTGTTGGATTGCTGATCGGTCCAGGCGTGTTCGGGCTTGTGGGCAATGCAACGGAAGTTCTGCACTTCGCTGAGTTCGGAATCGTTTTGTTGATGTTTCTCATCGGTCTCGAACTTCGTCCGCATCGTCTCTGGACCATGCGGAGATTTCTCTTCGGGCTGGGTATAACCCAGATCCTTATCACTTCAGTCGTCATTGCGGTGTTCTGCTTCATATTGCTGGGGATGGGAACGTCTGCGTCAATGCTGATCGGGTTCTCTCTTGCTCTTTCAAGCACGGCATTTGTCGTGCAGTGGCTCGGGGAGCACAGGGAATTCAACAGGCCCCATGGACGTGCGGCTTTCGGCACGCTGCTTATGCAGGATATTGCTGTTATCCCCGCGATAGCCTTAATAGGCATCTTGTCTTCTAAGCCCGGGGATTCGGTGTCGTTGAATTTGCTGCTTCTTATCGCTGTTGCGGCTGGATTTGTGGTTGCTCGGTTTACGCTTCGCCCCGCCCTGCGTTTTGTTGCCTCCACGGGAATTCATGAACTTTTCACGGCCGCCGCGCTTACGCTTGTGACAGGTGCCGCCTTGGCGATGCACAGCATCGGTTTTTCAATGGGGCTCGGGGCTTTCGTGGCGGGCGTTATGGTTGCCGATTCTGAGTATCGCCACCAGCTTGAAGCGGACGTAATGCCCTTTAAGGGGCTGCTTGTGGGTCTTTTCTTCATTGCGGTCGGCATGTCGGCCAACCTGGGCTTGTTGATCAGCAAGCCGCTTTTGATCGTCGGACTCACTGCGGTTCTCATGGTCGTAAAATCGCTCGTTATATACCCGCTTGCCAGATTGCAGGGTCTTAAGCACGATGAAGCGGTGCGGACGGGACTTGTTCTTTCCCAGGGCGGGGAGTTTGCCTTTATTCTGTTTACCATAGGCGTTTCGGCGCAGCTTGTAGATCAATTCGTTGTCGATATCGCTGTTTTGGTGGTAACGTTGTCAATGGCGGCAACACCTTTTCTTGTTGCGCTCGGTTCCCGGTTCGGCGCCGAAAAGGACAGCACGCCTGTGCCCTTAGAGGAAACTCATGGATCGCAAAATTCCGTTATCATCGTAGGTTTTGGTCCGTTCGGCCAGACAGTAGCCCGAATACTGACCATACTTAAAATTCCATTCACGGTGATTGAACTCGATCCCAAGAGGGTTGACTTCGTTCGTCAGTTTGCAAGCGAGACATACTATGGCAACGCATCGAACCTGCGGGTTCTGATATCCGCTCATATTGACCGAGCTCCTGCGATCGTCGTGGCGATCGACGATGTCGAATCGTCTCTGAAAATAGTCAATCAGGTATCTAACTCCTTTCCGAACCTTAAAATCATGGCGCGTGCTAGGAATCGTTTTCACGAAATAAAGCTCCGCGAGCTTGGAGTGACCTACGTGATTCGCGAGACTCTGCTTTCAAGTCTTGCTCTTTCAACCCGACTGCTTGAGCATCTGGGGTTACCCCAGTCCGATGCAGCGGAGATAATTCAAGCTTTTCAGGAACATGATACCCAAACGCTGAATAGCCAGATGGCGGTTTATCACGATAAAGCCGGGTTTCCTGAAGATGTGTTTGATACGACGCAGGAACTAAAGGAATTGTTCAAGGAAGATAAAAAAACCAGTCTGCGCGTCGAAAAGAAAACGTGATTAGTCTTTTTTACGAACCCGGCCATACTAGCCGATTTAAATTGTGCAAAATTAAGCGGAAGTCCTTTGAACAGCGTTTTTTGTCAGTTTAAAGAGAACGCACAATAACCCGTTAGGCCGCAAGCGTGTGGATATCAAGCTCCGGTCAATTGTTTTTCAGGTAAACTAGGATGCTCAGAATAGACAATGGTTAGGAACCGTCAAAAGTTCCGATTTGTATTCTGAGACTGAAATACCCGAGAGGAAAAAAATGAAACTGCCTTTGCGTCCGAGAGACGAAAAATACATAGGGAAAGGAACTCTTCCAAACGGCCCCTTAGACGACACCGACAAGTGGCTTCCAATAACCAGATACCTTGAGGCAGGGGCTGAGTCATACCCAGAAAAAACGATGTTCAGCCTCGGGGATTCAGACGGCAACGTAGCTGAAAGCTGCAGTTACGGGGAAACCAACGCTTGGGCGAACAGGGTGGCAAACGGTCTTGTCGGGGAGTTCGGAATAAAAAAAGGGAACAAGGTCGGCATGTACATGCTCAACTGTTCAGAGTACGTCATATCGATTATTGCCGCGCACAAATCGGGCGCCGTTCAGGTCCCGATAAACAAGGATGAAAAGGGCGATAGGCTGGCTTACGTAATAAACTACTCCGAGATGCGGGTGCTCGTGGTCGACACCCAGAGCCTTCCCTACATAACTGAAATAGCGGACAAGCTTGAGAACCTTGAGGCAATCTTTCTTGTATCGGAGGATGCTCCGGCGGATATAGGGGGAATAAGAGCACTTCCTTTTTCCACTTTTGATCAATACTCATCCGAAAACCCGGGAGTCGACGTGACGATTGCCGACAAGGAAAGGTGCATGTTCACTTCCGGCACCACGGGCATGCCCAAAGGTGTTATCCGCGATCACGGAGGGGTGATCATGACGGTTCGCTCCTTCATACAGCAGCAGGGGCTAAGAAGCGAGGACGTCTTGATGACGGTTCTTTCCCTGGGACACGCAAACGCCCAGGTGATGTGCCTTTTTGTCTCGATAGCGGTTGGAGGTTCAGCCGTTTTCTTCCCGAGGTTCTCCGCCTCCAATTTCTGGAAGTGGGCGGCGGGCTGCGGTGCGACCGGTGCGAACATGCTGGGAGCGGTGCCAGAATACATATGGGCTTCTCCGCTGTCAGAGTGGGATTCAAAGCATGGGATAAGGATGATGCTTTCAGGGCCTGCGCCTAAAAAGCTTCGCGAGTTCGAGGAAAGATTCAACACGAAGATAGTTGAAGGCTACGGATCTACTGAGATGGGGATGCCGCTCTGGAAAGATCCCGAGGATGAAAAGCCGGGTTCATGCGGATTTCCCGTCGAGGGGTACCACCTTGAGATAAGAGATCCCCTGAACACAGACGAGATAATAGACAGACTTTGGGACGTGGACAAGAACCCCGCTCCCGCCGAGGAGGAAAA
This region includes:
- a CDS encoding AMP-binding protein, with product MKLPLRPRDEKYIGKGTLPNGPLDDTDKWLPITRYLEAGAESYPEKTMFSLGDSDGNVAESCSYGETNAWANRVANGLVGEFGIKKGNKVGMYMLNCSEYVISIIAAHKSGAVQVPINKDEKGDRLAYVINYSEMRVLVVDTQSLPYITEIADKLENLEAIFLVSEDAPADIGGIRALPFSTFDQYSSENPGVDVTIADKERCMFTSGTTGMPKGVIRDHGGVIMTVRSFIQQQGLRSEDVLMTVLSLGHANAQVMCLFVSIAVGGSAVFFPRFSASNFWKWAAGCGATGANMLGAVPEYIWASPLSEWDSKHGIRMMLSGPAPKKLREFEERFNTKIVEGYGSTEMGMPLWKDPEDEKPGSCGFPVEGYHLEIRDPLNTDEIIDRLWDVDKNPAPAEEEKGLLFIKPLVPHTTLDEYFKDERRTKNAFDDQGFFNSDDLFAVGTDGRYYFMGRYSRIRVSGENVDPVAVADVSEEHPSVREAVAVGIRLPDISDDEIKLNLILKEGVDFDPVEFCEWMAEKVMVAMVPRFIEVYEEYPLTSTQKIAVSELKNISGSTWDRHESGLKLRSRK
- a CDS encoding monovalent cation:proton antiporter-2 (CPA2) family protein; its protein translation is MGLLVEAFIFLLATIVVVPVCRKFGLSSVLGYLLVGLLIGPGVFGLVGNATEVLHFAEFGIVLLMFLIGLELRPHRLWTMRRFLFGLGITQILITSVVIAVFCFILLGMGTSASMLIGFSLALSSTAFVVQWLGEHREFNRPHGRAAFGTLLMQDIAVIPAIALIGILSSKPGDSVSLNLLLLIAVAAGFVVARFTLRPALRFVASTGIHELFTAAALTLVTGAALAMHSIGFSMGLGAFVAGVMVADSEYRHQLEADVMPFKGLLVGLFFIAVGMSANLGLLISKPLLIVGLTAVLMVVKSLVIYPLARLQGLKHDEAVRTGLVLSQGGEFAFILFTIGVSAQLVDQFVVDIAVLVVTLSMAATPFLVALGSRFGAEKDSTPVPLEETHGSQNSVIIVGFGPFGQTVARILTILKIPFTVIELDPKRVDFVRQFASETYYGNASNLRVLISAHIDRAPAIVVAIDDVESSLKIVNQVSNSFPNLKIMARARNRFHEIKLRELGVTYVIRETLLSSLALSTRLLEHLGLPQSDAAEIIQAFQEHDTQTLNSQMAVYHDKAGFPEDVFDTTQELKELFKEDKKTSLRVEKKT
- the trpE gene encoding anthranilate synthase component I, which produces MVSPPYEQFLENLEHGNLVPVWEEVLADYDTPVSVFRKIDSPGYSFLFESVEGGDKWARYSFLGTEPSVVFRSKGQSIEIMYSDGETETFTGDPILALRDLLSRYRPVSSKELPRFHGGAVGYFGYDIIRFIEDIPDTSPDELKVWDSVYMVMDTVLAFDNVTSKIKIISNAYVPDVKNAREEYEKSLAKIAEHKSRLRNSLSEKFTNGIPQDVGEEKFKIESNFEPAHFKDAVLRTKEYIKSGDIIQAVISQRWKTDLRVDPFDLYRALRILNPSPYMFFLRMGDEILTGSSPEVMVRVEGERISSRPIAGTRPRGKTVSEDEGLAAELIADPKERAEHIMLVDLARNDLGRVSNTGSVKVDDFMIVERYSHVMHIVSNVTALIAEGADAFDVIKATFPAGTLSGAPKVRAMEIIEETEPTTRGAYGGCVCYFSFSGNMDSCITIRTFVIKDGKIYIQAGAGIVADSDPETEYQETVNKVKALVKSVELAEDGL
- a CDS encoding aminodeoxychorismate/anthranilate synthase component II; its protein translation is MILMIDNYDSFTYNLVHYLGELGQQIEVRRNDSLDFGFVDDLDPDIIIISPGPCTPKEAGLSVDIIKRYVGKKPILGVCLGHQAVGYAYGANIVRADRLLHGKTSPILHDGKTIYKDIPNPFEATRYHSLLVEEASLPSDFEISAWTKEGEIMGIRHREFPVEGVQFHPESILTECGKDLLRNFIDCYG